The DNA region TTTATGGTCTAAAGCAGGCCCCTCAAGCTTGGTATCAACGGTTTGCTGATTTTGTGACTACCATTGGTTTTCGTAATAGCATTTCTAATAActctttgtttatttattttcacgTGTCTGATATTTCTTATCTTCTtttgtatgtggatgatatCATACTCACTGCTTCTTCTGATCTTCTCCGTTAGTCTATTATGTCAAAATTAAGTTCGAAATTTGCTATGAAGGACTTGGGTCCTCTCAGTTACTTCTTAGGAATTGTTGGTTCCCGTACTCCTGCAGGTCTATTTCTCTCTCAAAACAAATATGCTGCGGAAATTCTGGATAAAGCTGACATGTCTCAATGCAAACCTGCTCCTACTCCTGTTACTACATCCAACAAACTTTGTGCTGATGTTGGGTATCCATATGATAATTCTACCTTGTATCGTAGCTTAGCTAGGGCCTTACAATATCTTACTTTCACCCGTCTGGATATTTCTTATGCCGTTCAACAAGTGTGTTTATTTATGCATGATCCTCGAGTTGAACATATGGCTGCTCTTCATAGAATTCTTCGGTACAATCAAGGGACTCTTGACCATTGACTACAACTATATAAGTCCCCTGTTTCTTCTCTCTTATCCTATACTGATGTTGATTGGGGTAGTTGTCCTGACACCCGTCGCATCACTTCCGGTTACTTTGTTTTTCTCGGTGACAATTTGATCTCTTGGTTTGCTAAGCGCCAACCTACGCTCTCTAAGTCTAGTGCCGAAGCTGAGTATCGTGGTGTTGCTAATATTGTTTCTGAAACTTGTTGGATTCGTAACTTGCTTCTTGAGCTTCATTGTCCTAATCCCATGGCCACTCTTGTTTATTGTGACAATGTTAGTACTGTTTATATGTCGGGCAATCCCGTTCATCATCAACGCACTAAGCATATTGAAATGGACATTCATTTTCTTCGTAAAAAGGTTCAGCGTGGTTATGTTCGGGTTCTTCATGTTCCATCTCGATAATAAAATTGCCGATATCTTTACCAAGGGTTTGCCTCAAgttctttttgatgattttcgatCCAGTCTCAACGTTCGGAAACCTCCCGATTCGACTGCGGGGGTGTAATAGAATAGAATATTGTGCATATTTTGTAAATCTTTatattttggtaattttttGATAATTAGCTAGTTTCCTTACTCTCCAAGATTACTCTTGTAGCTAGTTTTCTTATTCTCCAAGATTACTCTTGTATTTATTCTCTCATTTTGAATGAAATGACAACAAATCATTTTACCAATTCTATCAATATTATATGAGTGTTATCCTCCCCCTATAATGTAATTAACTTGTATTtggtttaaaattttatcatatTAACAATAAATTTCGAAATTGATTTGTGGttctacaaaaattattatttatttaaagtttataatGAAGGTGACATCTATTTAATTCAATGTTACTCCTCTAGTAAGACAAGGTTACCGTTTATGATATACAAAAGGTGTCCTTCTTG from Amaranthus tricolor cultivar Red isolate AtriRed21 chromosome 3, ASM2621246v1, whole genome shotgun sequence includes:
- the LOC130808465 gene encoding uncharacterized mitochondrial protein AtMg00810-like, with amino-acid sequence MSKLSSKFAMKDLGPLSYFLGIVGSRTPAGLFLSQNKYAAEILDKADMSQCKPAPTPVTTSNKLCADVGYPYDNSTLYRSLARALQYLTFTRLDISYAVQQVCLFMHDPRVEHMAALHRILRCPDTRRITSGYFVFLGDNLISWFAKRQPTLSKSSAEAEYRGVANIVSETCWIRNLLLELHCPNPMATLVYCDNVSTVYMSGNPVHHQRTKHIEMDIHFLRKKVQRGYVRLVSLLSKITLVASFLILQDYSCIYSLILNEMTTNHFTNSINII